CCCTTGTTGCCGTGGCCCTCGAAGCCGCCGTCGTCACCGCCGCCGTAGCCGGTGGGCAGGATCGGCTGCGGGATCTGCGAGGTGTGGGAGCCGTCCGCGCCGTGCGGCAGCACGGTGGTGCTCGCGAAACCGCCGGACGGCGTGCCGCGGCCGTCGGCGACGCCCACCGGTCCGGTGTTCCAGGTGCCGGTGTGCCCGCCCTGGTCGTACAGCATCTGCAGCCCGTACTGGACGAGGCCGCGCATCTCCTCCGCCGTCTGGAAACGGTCGTCGGGGTCCTTCGCCAGCGAGCGCATGACGAGGCCGTCGAGCTCCGGCGGGCACTCGCCGCCCGAGGTGCGCGACGGCGGCACCGGGATGTCCTGGACGTGCTGGTAGACCACCGACAGCGGCGTCTCACCGGTGAAGGGGGGACGCAGCGCGAGCAGTTCGTACAGCAGGCAGCCCGTCGCGTACAGGTCGGAGCGGTGGTCGACGGCCTTGCCGAGGGCCTGCTCCGGGGAGAGGTACTGCGGCGTGCCCATCACCATGCCGGTCTGCGTCATCGTCGTGGACGCGCCGTGCAGGGCGCGCGCGATGCCGAAGTCCATCACCTTGACCGCGCCGTTGTGCGTGATGATCACGTTCGCCGGCTTGATGTCACGGTGCACGATGCCGTGCTGGTGCGAGTAGGCGAGCGCCTCGAGCACACCGGAGGTGATGATCAGGGCCTGCTCGGGCCCGGGCGCCTCGGCGTTCAGCAGGAGGTCGCGGATGGTGCGTCCCTCGACGATCTCCATCACGATGTACGGCACGCTCTGGCCGCCCACGAAGTCCTCGCCGGAGTCGTACACGGCGACGATCGCGTGGTGGTTGAGACCGGCCACCGACTGCGCCTCACGCGTGAAGCGGGCCTTGGACACCGGGTCCTCGGCCAGATCGGCGCGCAGCAGCTTGACCGCGACGGTGCGTCCCAGACGCACGTCCTCGGCTGCGAACACCTCGGCCATGCCGCCCCGGCCGAGTCTGCGGGTCAGCCGGTACCGGCCGTCTCCGACGAGCCCTCCGTTGCCCCAGTTCTCCGGCGCATCTGACATACCGCCGCCAGTCGCCTCGGGGTCGGACGGGCCCTGAGCGCGCTGCTGTGCCATCAGTCCTCGCCGTCGTTTCTGCCCGCGGTGCGCGCGGTGTTGTCACGGTCTCCGTCGGCCACGCTACAGCCTCCGCGCAATCCTCCGGTCCGGGACGATCGCCATGATGACGCCCCGGACCGGCCCGGGCGCGGGTCCGGGACGGACGGGTCATGCAACCCGCACCCCGTGCCGGCGTGCAAATCCTGTGTACCTGCCGTACGGCAGCTGTAACGCTTCCGCGACGCTTCTTTCTCGTAGGGTCACGGAACGGGCACCGAACTTGACGTGTCGGTGCCCTGCGGCAGACTTGGCCGGGAATAGCACTTTGGATCAACGGCAGTCAACGGTGCCGAAGGCCTACGGGGGACGCAGAAGATGAGCCACGACGGCGGGCAAGGCCGGTACGCGGGGCGGGCGCTCGCCGCCGGCCGCTATCAGCTGCGCGACCTGCTCGGCGAGGGCGGCATGGCCTCGGTGCACCTCGCCTACGACGCCGTGCTCGACCGGCAGGTCGCGGTCAAGACCCTGCACACCGAGCTGGGCCGCGAACAGGCCTTCCGCGAGCGGTTCCGCCGCGAGGCCCAGGCCGTGGCCAAGCTCACGCACACCAACATCGTCTCCGTCTTCGACACCGGAGAGGACGAGGTCGAAGGACTGACGACTCCGTACATCGTCATGGAGTACGTCGAGGGCCGCCCGCTCGGCTCGGTGCTCGACGAGGACGTGCGGCAGCAGGGCGCGATGCCCGCCGACAAGGCGCTGAAGATCACCGCGGACGTGCTGGCGGCACTGGAGATCAGCCACGAGATGGGGCTGGTCCACCGCGACATCAAGCCCGGCAACGTGATGATGACCAAGCGTGGCGTGGTCAAGGTGATGGACTTCGGCATCGCGCGCGCGATGCAGTCCGGCGTCACCTCGATGACGCAGACCGGCATGGTGGTCGGCACCCCGCAGTACCTCTCGCCCGAACAGGCCCTGGGGCGCGGCGTGGACGCCCGGTCCGACCTCTACTCGGTCGGCATCATGCTGTTCCAGCTGGTCACCGGTCGGCTGCCGTTCGAGGCGGATTCGCCGCTTGCGATCGCGTACGCGCACGTACAGGAGGAGCCGGTGGCTCCTTCGTCGATCAACCGAGCGCTGCCGCCGGCCGTCGACGCGCTCGTCGCCCGCGCGCTGAAGAAGAACCCGAACGAGCGTTTTCCGACCGCGGTCGCGATGCGCGACGAGTGCCTGCGCGTCGCCGCGTCCTTCCAGCCGGCCCCGCCGAGCATCGTCCCGGGCGCGCCCACGGCGAGCGGCGCGGGAGTCGGCTCCGCGGTGTTCCCGCCGGTCGGCCAGAACACCCCGGCACCTCAGGGCAACGTCCAGACGCCCTACCAGCCCGCGCCGAACCCGAACCCGTACGGCACCCCGACGCCGTCACCCTCCTACGGCTACCCGCAGCAGGGCGGCTATCAGACGCCGGCGCCGGCCTACAACCACCAGCAGCCGCCCACCCCGCCCGGGTACCACCTGAGCCCGCAGGCGTCGGCCGCGGTGGCCCCGGGCGACAGCCGCCGCCGGAGCAAGGCCGTGTCCATCTGCTCGGCCGTGGTCGCCGTGGTGGCGGTCGGCGGCCTCATCGGCAGCCTCGCCACGAACGGGGACGGCGACGACGCCAAGGGCGGCGGGACCAGCGCCTCGCCCTCGGCGACCAAGGCCGCGGGCTACCGCGCGCCCGACCCCAGCAAGACGATCGAGGCCACGGAGTGCTCCGAGCCCCGGGAGTCGTACAACGACCCCGACAAGATCCAGGTCCCGGACTTCAAGTTCAAGTACATCGGCTCGGTCAAGGAGTGCTTCCAGGCCGCCAGCTGGCAGTACAAGATCATCAAGGTGGACGAGAACACGTACGGCGACGGGGCGATCATGGATCAGTTCCCCGCCGCGGGGACGGACGTCGACCCGAAGGACATGCCCGAGATCCAGCTGCGGGTGTCCTCCGGCAACCCGGCTTCCTGACGCACAAGGCGCGGGGCACGGCAGCGCAGTACGAGGAGAGGGGCCCGGCGTCATGGACGCCGGGCCCCTCTCCTCGTGCCGTCGGTTCGGGTGGTCGGGTCCTACAGGTACGGTCCGCCGGTGCGGCCGCCCGCGCGCGGGTCGTCGCCGCCCTCGTGGCCGACTCCCGGCGGCAGGGCGCGCCGCATCTGCTCCAGCTGGGCGCGCGCGGCCATCTGCTGCGCGAAGAGGGTGGTCTGAATGCCGTGGAAGAGGCCCTCGAGCCAGCCGACCAACTGGGCCTGCGCGATCCGCAGCTCCGCGTCGCTCGGGGTCGACTCCTCGTTGAACGGCAGGGAGAGCCGCTCCAGTTCCTCGACCAGTTCCGGCGCCAGGCCGTCCTCCAGCTCCTTCACCGAGCTCGAGTGGATCTCCTTCAGCCGGGCCCGGCTCGCCTCGTCCAGAGGAGCCGCGCGCACCTCCTCGAGCAGTTGCTTGATCATGCTGCCGATGCGCATCACCTTCGCGGGCTGCTCGACCTGCTCCGTCACCGGGATCTCACGGGAGTCCTCGTCGGCGTCGATGCCGCCCAGCGCCATGCCGTCCTGGCCGACGACCAGGATCTTCTGGGCGTTCTCCGGCGACCGTTCGTTCCTCGACATCTCCATGCCGCCATTCTCGCGCACGCTCCGCCCGGTCACCGTGCCGCCCCCGCGACAGACGCCCCGAGTTCCCGTTCGGCGGATTCCGTAATGCGGCCCCATTTCACGAATGTGAGGCTTGTCGCGTCCTTTCTTGGCGACTAGGTCTCCTCCGGGCGGCCGGGTACTGGGAGGGGGTCACGGACGTGACTCCATGGCAGCGGACGTCGGGCGCGACGCGTACCGGCGATCGAGGGTGCGCAACGGTGCGCGTACGGAAGCGGACACGGCGCACGGCCACGCTCGTGCGGACGCCGACGGCGACGGGGGCGGTGGCCCTGGCGGGTGTGTGCCTGCTGCTGCCGGTCGGCGGCGCGTCGTACGCGGCCGCCCCGGCGCACGCCGTCGCGCCGCGGTCCGCCTCCCCGTCCCCGTCCGCCTCCTCCCGTGAACCGGACCGGGCGGGCAGCCGGGCGGGCGAAGGCCGGCAGCGCCCCGGGCGGGCGGCCGACGAGGCCGAGGCGGCGGACGACGCCTCCGGCGTGGGCGCGCTGCCCCACGAACCGGACGAGGCGAGCGCCGGCGACGCGGAGGCCGGGGACGGCGACACCGGCGACGACAGCGCCGCGACCGCGTCGCCGGAGGCCGCCGTTCCCGCGACACCGGCCGCGCCGCGGGACGACGTACGGCAGGCGGCCGCCCAGGGGGAGCGGTCCGACGGTCCCGTGCTGCAGATCCTGCCGCTCGGCAGCGGCCTCGTCCTCATCGGCCTCGGCATCGCCCTCGCCCTCGCGGCGCTGCGGCTGCGGCGCGGATAGCCGCGGCCGCACGGGCGGGCCGTCCTCAGGGGGCGATCAGCAGCACCTTGCCGACATGGCCGCTCTCCTCGACGACGCGGTGGGCGGCGGCCGCCTCGCTCATCGGCAGTTCGCAGTCGACGACGGGGCGCACATGGCCGGCCGCGAGCAGCGGCCAGACGTGCTCGCGCACGGCCGCCACGATCGCGGCCTTCTCTCCCGGCGGCCGGGCCCGCAGCGACGTCGCGCTGACGGCGGCCCGCTTCCCGAGAAGCATGCCGATGTTCAGCTCCGCCTTGACGCCGCCCTGCATGCCGATGATCGCGAGCCTGCCGTTGACGGCGAGAGCCTGCACGTTGCGGTCCAGGTACTTCGCGCCCATGTTGTCGAGAACGACGTCGGCGCCCGCGCCGTCGGTGGCCTTCTTCAGCTCTGCGACGAAGTCCTGCTCGCGGTAGTTGATCAGGATGTCGGCGCCCAGCCCGGCGCACCGGACCAGCTTCTCGGCGGTGCCCGCGGTGACGGCGACCGTCGCGCCGAAGGCTTTGGCCAGCTGGATCGCCATCGTGCCGATGCCGCTGGACCCGCCGTGCACCAGCAGCGTCTCGCCCGGCCGAAGGTGGGCGATCATGAAGACGTTCGACCAGACGGTGCTGGTGACCTCGGGGAGCGCGGCGGCCTGCCGCAGGTCGACGCCCTGCGGCACGGGCAGCAGCTGGCCGGCCGGCACGGCGACCCGCTGGGCGTATCCGCCGCCCGCGAGCAGCGCGCACACCTCGTCGCCGACGTTCCAGCCGGACACCCCCGGGCCGAGCGCGGCGATCCGGCCCGAGCACTCCAGGCCCGGGTGGCGGGAGGCCCCGGGCGGCGGGTCGTAGAAGCCCTGCCGCTGCAGGATGTCGGCGCGGTTGACGGCGCTGGCCACCACCTCGACCAGGACCTCGCCCTCGCCGGGTACGGGATCGGGGACCTCGTCCCAGACCAGCGCCTCGGGACCACCGGGTTCGGGAATCGTGATCGCATGCATGAGGGCGACGCTACTCCTCCCCCGTCCGCCTCCTCCGGTCATGGTCCGGCCTGCTCCGGTCAGGGTCCGGCCTCCTGCGGTCAGGGTCCGGCCTGCTCCAGTCATGATCTGCGGCCGGCGTCGAGGGGCCTCCGGTCGAGGGGCCTCCGGCGGAAATCCACGT
The window above is part of the Streptomyces sp. NBC_00425 genome. Proteins encoded here:
- a CDS encoding protein kinase domain-containing protein; this translates as MMAQQRAQGPSDPEATGGGMSDAPENWGNGGLVGDGRYRLTRRLGRGGMAEVFAAEDVRLGRTVAVKLLRADLAEDPVSKARFTREAQSVAGLNHHAIVAVYDSGEDFVGGQSVPYIVMEIVEGRTIRDLLLNAEAPGPEQALIITSGVLEALAYSHQHGIVHRDIKPANVIITHNGAVKVMDFGIARALHGASTTMTQTGMVMGTPQYLSPEQALGKAVDHRSDLYATGCLLYELLALRPPFTGETPLSVVYQHVQDIPVPPSRTSGGECPPELDGLVMRSLAKDPDDRFQTAEEMRGLVQYGLQMLYDQGGHTGTWNTGPVGVADGRGTPSGGFASTTVLPHGADGSHTSQIPQPILPTGYGGGDDGGFEGHGNKGSGRGKLWILAVFAVIAIAAGVALALNNKSDGTGGGGTSTSPSVSPTASDASPSAEPSDEETDTSTGDSTDDGTGSNDNHNYSPSYKPSRSASSSPSESASDEPTDDETATQPSDKPSDPQTDPSPPASPDPTGGADQGTTTLGGAGLGN
- a CDS encoding Stk1 family PASTA domain-containing Ser/Thr kinase; translated protein: MSHDGGQGRYAGRALAAGRYQLRDLLGEGGMASVHLAYDAVLDRQVAVKTLHTELGREQAFRERFRREAQAVAKLTHTNIVSVFDTGEDEVEGLTTPYIVMEYVEGRPLGSVLDEDVRQQGAMPADKALKITADVLAALEISHEMGLVHRDIKPGNVMMTKRGVVKVMDFGIARAMQSGVTSMTQTGMVVGTPQYLSPEQALGRGVDARSDLYSVGIMLFQLVTGRLPFEADSPLAIAYAHVQEEPVAPSSINRALPPAVDALVARALKKNPNERFPTAVAMRDECLRVAASFQPAPPSIVPGAPTASGAGVGSAVFPPVGQNTPAPQGNVQTPYQPAPNPNPYGTPTPSPSYGYPQQGGYQTPAPAYNHQQPPTPPGYHLSPQASAAVAPGDSRRRSKAVSICSAVVAVVAVGGLIGSLATNGDGDDAKGGGTSASPSATKAAGYRAPDPSKTIEATECSEPRESYNDPDKIQVPDFKFKYIGSVKECFQAASWQYKIIKVDENTYGDGAIMDQFPAAGTDVDPKDMPEIQLRVSSGNPAS
- a CDS encoding bacterial proteasome activator family protein, with the translated sequence MEMSRNERSPENAQKILVVGQDGMALGGIDADEDSREIPVTEQVEQPAKVMRIGSMIKQLLEEVRAAPLDEASRARLKEIHSSSVKELEDGLAPELVEELERLSLPFNEESTPSDAELRIAQAQLVGWLEGLFHGIQTTLFAQQMAARAQLEQMRRALPPGVGHEGGDDPRAGGRTGGPYL
- a CDS encoding NAD(P)H-quinone oxidoreductase — encoded protein: MHAITIPEPGGPEALVWDEVPDPVPGEGEVLVEVVASAVNRADILQRQGFYDPPPGASRHPGLECSGRIAALGPGVSGWNVGDEVCALLAGGGYAQRVAVPAGQLLPVPQGVDLRQAAALPEVTSTVWSNVFMIAHLRPGETLLVHGGSSGIGTMAIQLAKAFGATVAVTAGTAEKLVRCAGLGADILINYREQDFVAELKKATDGAGADVVLDNMGAKYLDRNVQALAVNGRLAIIGMQGGVKAELNIGMLLGKRAAVSATSLRARPPGEKAAIVAAVREHVWPLLAAGHVRPVVDCELPMSEAAAAHRVVEESGHVGKVLLIAP